From a region of the Ficedula albicollis isolate OC2 chromosome 1A, FicAlb1.5, whole genome shotgun sequence genome:
- the SSBP1 gene encoding LOW QUALITY PROTEIN: single-stranded DNA-binding protein, mitochondrial (The sequence of the model RefSeq protein was modified relative to this genomic sequence to represent the inferred CDS: substituted 1 base at 1 genomic stop codon): MESAEHQCSVEPMNGVQLLGRIGQDPIIRQVEGENPVTIFSLATNEMWWTGDSKLGQGGDISQKTTRHRISVFRLGLKDVTYQYVRKGSRIFVEGKIDYGKYTDKNNVMXQAGNVFSNDVIFLSDGSMRDKV; the protein is encoded by the exons ATGGAATCCGCAGAGCACCAGTGCTCTGTGGAGC CCATGAATGGTGTTCAGCTGCTTGGTCGGATTGGACAGGACCCTATTATAAGGCAAGTGGAAGGAGAAAATCCCGTTACCATATTTTCCCTTGCAACCAATGAGATGTGGTGGACAGGAGATAGTAAATTGGGCCAGGGAG GTGACATCAGTCAGAAGACGACAAGGCACAGGATATCTGTCTTCAGACTGGGCCTCAAGGATGTCACCTATCAGTATGTCAGGAAGGG CTCTCGCATCTTTGTTGAAGGGAAGATAGATTATGGTAAATACACAGATAAGAACAATGTGATGTGACAGGCAGGTAATG tcttttcaaatgatgtgatttttctgaGTGATGGCTCGATGAGAGACAAGGTGTGA